The following proteins are co-located in the Imtechella halotolerans genome:
- the thrA gene encoding bifunctional aspartate kinase/homoserine dehydrogenase I, whose protein sequence is MKVLKFGGTSVANAENIRKVMSIVQDTPSPVVVVVSALGGVTDNLLLAANKAATHQNNYLQLLEELETTHLDTVRLLFPYDKQSSVISHIKQQFNHLETLLEGISLLGEITKRSSDKIVSYGELLSAYLISEFFISEGLDARYKDTRELIKTNSTFGKAVVDFSVTNTNIHYFFQSTKSSITIVPGFISSSFNGDTTTLGRGGSDYTAAIIANAVHAEALEIWTDVNGMYTANPKLVKQAKTIKHISYEEAMELSHFGAKVLYPPTIQPVLNAKIPIYIKNTFNPKNAGSCISENTNGKKSPISGISHIEDIALLTIEGSGMVGVPGISKRLFEVLSQHEISVVLITQASSEHSICLGVIQQEAIIAKEIIDTAFEYEISRGKIKPCLMESDLAIVALVGDRMKSHQGLSGKMFSALGKNNVNIRAIAQGASERNISTVIENKDVKKALNVLHERFFEDNIKQLNLYIMGAGNVGSIFLAQLHQQRSYLKETLKINIRVIAIASSKKMAFDSNGIDLSNWKETLLKGEETSLNAFFENVKKRNLRNSIFVDNTASEQVAQTYAWYLKNSIAVVTCNKIACASAYENYAHLKFLSRKYNAPFLFETNVGAGLPIIDTLKNLIASGDRVHKIQAVLSGSLNFVFNNFNETSSFKEVVSQAKEEGYTEPDPRIDLSGIDVARKILILARESGYPIEIEDIENHTFLPKESLETPSVESFIESLETHAVHFNQLYMAAKEEDKRLKYVATFKEGKASVGLQQIPKEHPFYNLEGKDNIVLFYTERYPDYPLLIKGAGAGAAVTASGIFADIIRTATS, encoded by the coding sequence ATGAAAGTCTTAAAATTTGGCGGTACTTCAGTAGCCAATGCTGAAAACATTCGAAAAGTAATGTCAATCGTTCAAGATACCCCATCACCTGTAGTGGTAGTGGTTTCTGCACTAGGAGGAGTTACAGACAACTTACTCCTTGCCGCAAATAAAGCTGCCACACATCAAAACAATTACCTGCAACTACTTGAAGAGCTTGAGACAACACATTTGGATACTGTAAGATTACTGTTCCCTTATGATAAACAAAGCAGCGTAATTAGCCATATAAAACAACAATTCAATCATTTAGAAACTCTTCTTGAGGGAATCTCACTTTTGGGAGAAATAACAAAACGTTCCTCTGATAAAATTGTTAGTTACGGTGAACTTTTATCTGCATACCTAATCAGTGAATTTTTTATTTCTGAAGGATTAGATGCGCGCTACAAGGATACTAGAGAACTAATAAAAACCAATAGCACGTTTGGAAAAGCAGTCGTAGATTTTTCTGTTACTAATACTAACATTCATTATTTCTTTCAGAGTACTAAAAGTTCCATCACTATAGTCCCTGGATTTATATCCTCGAGCTTTAATGGGGACACCACTACATTAGGCAGAGGTGGTTCAGACTATACGGCTGCCATTATAGCAAACGCGGTACATGCTGAAGCCCTAGAAATTTGGACTGATGTCAATGGAATGTACACTGCCAATCCTAAATTGGTCAAACAAGCCAAGACCATTAAACACATATCCTATGAAGAAGCTATGGAACTTTCTCATTTTGGAGCAAAGGTGCTATATCCTCCCACAATTCAACCCGTATTAAACGCTAAAATACCAATCTACATAAAAAACACCTTTAATCCCAAAAATGCCGGCAGCTGTATATCCGAAAACACCAATGGAAAAAAATCTCCCATCAGCGGTATAAGTCACATTGAAGACATCGCACTTCTTACCATAGAAGGGTCAGGAATGGTGGGAGTTCCAGGGATATCGAAACGTTTGTTTGAAGTATTATCACAACATGAAATTAGTGTAGTTCTTATCACGCAAGCCTCTTCGGAACATTCCATTTGTTTAGGAGTCATCCAACAAGAAGCCATCATAGCTAAAGAAATTATCGATACGGCTTTTGAATATGAAATTTCAAGAGGAAAAATAAAACCTTGCCTAATGGAAAGTGATCTGGCAATTGTTGCTCTTGTGGGTGATCGTATGAAAAGTCACCAAGGATTAAGTGGTAAAATGTTCAGCGCTTTAGGAAAGAACAATGTGAATATAAGGGCTATTGCACAAGGAGCTTCAGAACGTAATATCTCAACTGTTATTGAAAATAAGGACGTAAAAAAGGCATTAAATGTCCTTCATGAACGTTTTTTCGAAGACAACATAAAACAGCTTAACCTCTATATCATGGGAGCTGGTAATGTTGGTAGTATATTCCTAGCTCAGTTACACCAACAACGCTCCTACCTTAAAGAAACTTTAAAAATCAATATACGTGTTATTGCCATTGCAAGTTCAAAAAAAATGGCATTTGACAGCAATGGTATTGACCTTTCTAACTGGAAAGAAACATTATTAAAAGGTGAGGAAACTTCTCTGAATGCTTTTTTTGAAAACGTAAAAAAACGAAACTTGAGGAACAGCATTTTTGTAGACAATACAGCAAGCGAACAGGTGGCTCAAACCTATGCATGGTATTTAAAAAATAGCATCGCGGTAGTTACATGTAATAAAATAGCATGTGCATCAGCCTATGAAAACTATGCCCATTTAAAATTTCTTTCTCGAAAATACAATGCTCCTTTTCTATTCGAAACCAATGTAGGTGCTGGATTACCCATCATTGATACGTTAAAAAACCTAATTGCTTCAGGCGATAGAGTACATAAAATTCAAGCGGTCTTATCCGGTAGTCTAAACTTTGTATTTAACAACTTCAACGAAACATCTTCTTTCAAAGAAGTGGTTAGTCAAGCAAAAGAAGAAGGGTATACAGAACCAGATCCTCGTATAGATTTAAGCGGAATAGATGTTGCAAGAAAGATTCTCATTCTAGCAAGAGAAAGTGGATATCCTATAGAGATTGAAGATATAGAAAATCATACCTTCTTACCTAAAGAAAGCCTAGAAACTCCTTCGGTAGAATCGTTTATAGAGTCCTTAGAGACTCACGCTGTGCATTTCAATCAACTTTACATGGCTGCCAAGGAAGAGGATAAACGCTTAAAATATGTGGCAACATTTAAGGAAGGAAAAGCCTCAGTTGGCTTACAACAAATCCCTAAAGAACATCCATTTTACAATCTAGAAGGAAAAGATAATATCGTTTTATTTTACACAGAGCGATATCCGGATTATCCCCTGTTGATCAAAGGTGCAGGCGCTGGAGCTGCTGTTACAGCTTCTGGAATTTTTGCCGATATTATAAGAACTGCTACCTCCTAA
- a CDS encoding homoserine kinase: MNEIRLFCPATIANVACGFDVLGVCLDTVGDEMLIRKSPIKGIRITKITGANLPLETTKNVAGVAAQSLLDSLECPYGFEIEIYKKIKAGSGIGSSAASAAGAVFGINHLLGSPYTQTQLIAFAMQGEALASGAPHADNVAPALMGGFTLVRSYTPLDVLSLPSPEHLFATVIHPQIEVKTADARAVLKQQIPLAKAIQQWGNLGGLVSGLYEKDYDLIARSLEDVIVEPIRSVLIPGFKEVKEAALKQGALGSGISGSGPSIFALSKGKEQAIAVGEAMQRVYTPMGVAFDIHISRINSEGIKIL, translated from the coding sequence ATGAATGAAATACGACTATTTTGTCCAGCTACAATTGCAAATGTAGCCTGTGGTTTTGATGTATTGGGGGTATGCCTTGATACGGTTGGAGATGAAATGCTTATTCGCAAATCACCTATAAAAGGAATTCGAATTACCAAGATAACGGGTGCTAATTTGCCATTAGAAACCACAAAAAATGTAGCAGGAGTAGCCGCACAATCTTTGTTGGATAGTTTGGAATGCCCGTACGGTTTTGAGATAGAAATATACAAAAAAATTAAAGCTGGAAGTGGTATAGGAAGTAGTGCAGCCAGTGCTGCTGGTGCCGTTTTTGGAATTAATCATCTTCTTGGATCACCTTATACTCAAACCCAACTTATTGCTTTTGCAATGCAGGGAGAGGCCCTTGCAAGTGGTGCACCTCATGCTGACAATGTAGCACCAGCTCTTATGGGTGGCTTCACCTTGGTGCGTAGTTATACCCCATTAGATGTGCTGTCTTTACCCTCTCCAGAACATTTATTTGCCACCGTAATACACCCTCAAATAGAGGTGAAAACTGCTGATGCTAGAGCCGTATTAAAACAACAAATCCCTCTGGCAAAGGCCATACAACAATGGGGTAATTTAGGAGGACTCGTAAGTGGTTTATATGAAAAGGATTATGATTTAATAGCTCGTTCACTAGAAGATGTTATAGTAGAGCCTATTCGAAGTGTACTTATTCCAGGTTTTAAGGAAGTAAAAGAAGCAGCTCTAAAACAAGGAGCATTAGGATCCGGGATTTCAGGCTCAGGACCATCCATCTTTGCTTTAAGTAAAGGTAAGGAACAAGCTATAGCGGTAGGTGAAGCCATGCAACGGGTATATACTCCCATGGGCGTAGCCTTTGATATTCATATTTCAAGAATCAATTCAGAAGGAATTAAAATACTATAA